Sequence from the Candidatus Rhabdochlamydia sp. T3358 genome:
TAGCATCTACTAGATTTCATGAAATTAGCCTGGATTTAGGTCAAACTCTAATAGAAACTTCGAAAAACGGTCGAGTACTCATTGCAAAAGCTCTTATTAGATCTACTAGATTTCATGAAATTAGTCTGGATTATTTAGGTCAAGCTCTAATAGAAGCTTCAAAAAATGGTCGAGTACTCATTGTAAAAGCCCTTATTAGATCTACTAGATTTCATGAAATTAGTCTGGATTATTTAGGTCAAGCTCTAACAGAAGCTTCGAAAAATGGTCGAGTACTCATTGTAAAAGCTCTTATTGAGTCTACTAGATTTCATGAAATTAGTCTGGATTATTTAGGTCAAGCTCTAACAGAAGCTTCGAAAAATGGTCGAGTACTCATTGTAAAAGCTCTTATTGAGTCTACTAGATTTCATGAAATAGACTCATCTTACATAGATGATGCTTTATTAGGAGCTTCAAGATACAGCCATATACAAATTGTACAAGCCCTTATAACATCCAATAAGTTTAATAAAATTAAATCAACTAGTTTAGATACTTCTCTACTAATAGCTTCAGAAAATGATCATCTCTCTATTGTGGAATCTCTAATAACATCTACTCGATTTCATGAAATTAGTTTGAATTATTTAGGTCAAGCTCTAATACAAGCTTCGAAAAACGGCCACGTACTCATCGTAAAAGCTCTTATTGGATCTACTAGATTTCATGAAATAGACTCATCTTACATAGACGATGCTTTATTAGGAGCTTCAAGATATGGCCATATACAAATTGTACAAGCCCTTATAACATCCAATAAGTTTAATAAAATTAAATCAACTAGTTTAGATACTTCTCTACTAATAGCTTCAGAAAATGATCATCTCTCTATTGTGGAATCTCTAATAACATCTACTCGATTTCATGAAATTAGTTTGAATTATTTAGGTCAAGCTCTAATACAAGCTTCGAAAAAAGGTCGAGTACTCATCGTAAAAGCTCTTATTGGATCTACTAGATTTCATGAAACTATTCTGGATTATTTAGGTATATCTCTAACAGAAGCTTCAAGATATGGCCATATACAAATTGTACAAGCCCTTATAACATCCAATAAGTTTAATAAAATTAAATCAACTAGTTTAGATAATTCTCTACTAATAGCTTCAGAAAGTGATCATCTCTCTATTGTGGAATCTCTAATAACATCTACTCGATTTCATGAAATTAATTTGAATTATTTAGGTCAAGCTCTAATACAAGCTTCGAAAAAAGGTCGAGTACTCATCGTAAAAGCTCTTGTTGGGTCTACTAGATTTCATGAAATTAATCAGGCTTACTTAGGCCTAGCTCTAATAGAGGCTTCGAAAAACAACCAAACACTCATTATGAAAGCTCTTATTGGATCGACTAGATTTAGTGAGATTAATCCATCTCTTTTAAACAAAGTTTTAGAAGAAGCTTCGGGTTGCAATTATCTATCTATTAAATGGGCTCTCTTAAAAGACGCCATTTTTTAAATATAAAAAATTTGCTCTAGTTGAATATGTTCATTTCATCAAACTTTTTTTGAAATAACAATTTTAAAATTTGTCAGCAAATTTTCTTCTTATTAATTTTTACAATCCCTACATAAGATTTGAGAAATCAAATAAAACATTATTATAATAATTAACTGATCAAAATTTAAAAAACATACAAATAAAAAACACGATTAAATTAATTCATTTTTATGTTTTAATAAAACTAAACATTAAAAATCAAGGAGGATAAATTAAAAAAAACCACCGCTGAAATTAATCACTACTCATTCTAAATATCGACATCCTCCTCGTTACAAATCTTTGTCTCTCAAACTAATGGCAATAAATCTAATCAAGGAACCTATGTCAGATATCATAAATTCTCAACCCATATCAGATTCTTTCAAAGAGCAAAACATTCCTCAAGCGGAGATAAAACCATCTCTTCTCTCAACAGACCTAATCACTTCTGAGGATTTAAAAAAGCTTGAACAAGCACATCATGTATCTCAACAGATTCAGCAACAGGAGCCTAAACCTTTAACTAAAATCCAAAACAAAACCCGCTATACAGAAAAAAAGTCCATGATTCCGCCTGATATGCCTTTAAATGAACAGCATCTAGAAGAGATCGAAAAAGAACTCTCTATTCTAGAAAATTTATCACCAAAACAAAGATCCAAATTTTCTGATCAATTAATGCAAAAAGAATTTATGCTTATTGACCCTCTCATTAAACAAAAATTCTCTCAATTAGCCTCTCTATCGCCAGAAGAGCTAAAACCGTTTATTGAGCAATTAAAAGAAAATCTTAGTCAGCTCAAAAAAAACGTTAGCAAGCTAAAAAAGCTAGATCCAAAAAAGGCAAATTTTATCTTAAACACCCTACAAGGTATAGAGCTTGAATATACTTCTCCAGAACAGCAAAAAAAACTCATTAACCAATTAGAAGAACAAACAGCTACTCTAGTGAAAAACCAACAACTAGAACCTAAAATAGGTAACGTTCTCCTCCTCTTTTTAGCCTTTGCTAAAAGTCAAATGGATCAAAATGACAAAGCCATGTTAGCAGGTATAGAGCAAGTAAAAGTAAAAACAGCTCAATTAGAGATTAACGCTGAAGCAATAAAAGATCATGCTAACCAGTCCGTGCAAGGCCGTCATATGAGTACAACAAGCGCAGCGATACTTGCTGCATCCGTATTTGGCGCTTCCATTTTAGCTTTAACAGGCTTAGGACTCTTAGCAGGGGCGGGTCTTTTAAGCGGGATAGTTGCCATAGGAGGTGGGATTATGGCTTCTTCCTCTTTAGCATTAGGAGCAACTGCTGTATTAATTACTGGTTTATCTGCTGGTAGTATCTGTATCGCAGCTTACCAAAATCCAGAACTACCAGGTCTTGAATGGATGACAGAAATGGGGCCTGAAGATACAAAACTCATGCTCTCTCAAAACCTCATTAGCTTTTTTAATACCCAAACACAAAAGATTAACTCTCAGTTAGGCTCAACGGAGAAAATGTTTGTAGAGAATATTTCCGATAGATCTGCACAACTAGGCCAGCAATCAGGACAAGCAATTACTGAATTTGGACAAATGATGAAAGCTGGGTAAACCATTTTGGAGCTGTCTTTGTTAGTAAAGACAGCTCCACCTCTTAACAAAAGATTTCTGAATTAAAAAGTTTCCATACTAATTTAAAAAATTTAAGTTAATAGCAATAAATGCTAAAACTAGTTCTATTAATTAATGGAGCTTAATATGGCAATACCTTCAATCCTCTCAAACCCTGCTTTCTCATCTCCAAGTACTACGAGTGATGAAATAAATGAAAATGCCCTCAAAGTCTTAGGATTAAGATCATTATTTGAAAAAATTTGCTCAAATCTTAATCCAAAGGATATGAGTAATCTATTGCAAACCTGTAAAATAATCAAAAATACACATGATCATTTAAAAGAATCAAATCCAAACCACTACCATCTTTTGTTCGCAAAAGTTTTTGGATATATTGATGAAGACAAAACTTGCTCCAATATAGAGAAGGTTCTAAAAAAAGCTTCAAGGAGCAACAATCTAACTCTTATACATGCTCTTATGAAGCTTAATAAATTTAAGGAAATCAAACCAAATAGTTTAGGTTGGGCATTAGAAAAAGCTTCGAAAAAGGGCTATTTAGATATTGTACAAGCTCTTGTAGCATCTGAGAAATTTAAAGAAATTAGCCTGCCTTGTCTAAACCGAGTTTTAAGAACCAGTCATTTACCTATTATAGAAGTCCTTACTCCACAATATTACCTACTAAAAAAGGCAAGTACTGTCAATATGCATAGTCTGGGCTGGAGCCTAAAAAGGCATTCAGGGAACGGTGAGCTAAATATGATACAAGCTCTTATAAGGTTTCATGGTTTTCAGGAAGTTAGTTCCGATGATTTAGGCTGGGCCTTGGAAAATGCTGTAAGTAATAATCATCTACCTATTGTAGAAGCTTTTATAGAATCTGGCAGATTCCAGGAAATTGACTCATATTATCTAGGTTGGTCTCTAAGAGAAGCTTCAGAAAAAGGCCATCTACCTATTGTGCAGGCTCTTATAGCATCTAATGATGAATTTCAGAAAATTAGTCCTGATGACTTAGGTTGGGCTTTGGAAAATGCCTCGAGACATAGCTGTATATATATTTTGGAAGATATTGGATTTCAAAATGATGACCTTAAATCTTCTTTCCCATTTTTGGCTGAAAGAGGATCAAAAGAAGGTTATCCACTTGTTGTGAAAGCTCTTATAGAGTCTACTAGATTTCATGAAATTGATTCGCATTACTTAAGCTTAGCTCTAATTGAAGCTGCTGAAAACGGCGAGTTGGGTATTGTAGAAACCCTTATAACATCTAACAAATTTCAGGAAGTTAGTTCGGATAACTTAAGCAAAGCTTCGAACAAGGCTTTAGAAAAGGGTTATACATCTATTGTGGAAGCTCTTAATAACCTCCATATTGGAGTTTAATCTAAGAAGACACCACTGAAAAGACCCCTTAATGAGAATGCTTGAATTGTACTCTGTAAGTTATTTCATTGAGAGGTTGATTTTTCATTTTGAGGAACTGTTTAATTATATTAAGAAATCCAACCCATTTGGAACTGTCTTTGAAAAAGAGATAAAAGTAACATAGGTAAAAAGATCAACTATACAAAGCCTTTATGCGTAATTTTGCACTTGCTAAACAAATTGTACAAACTCTTGTAAAAGCTGGATTTACCACCTATTTTGCAGGGGGCTGGGTACGTGATTACTTGATGAATCACCCCTCTGATGATATAGACATCGCAACTGAGGCCCCAGTAGATGTCATCCAAAAGCTCTTTTCTAAAACAATCCCAGTTGGATTAGCTTTTGGCATTGTGATTGTGGTTGTTGAAGGACATCAATTTGAAGTAGCTACTTTTCGTAAAGAAAAAGACTATGTAGATGGAAGACGGCCTACTCATATCGAATCTGCTACTCCAGAAAAAGATGCACTTCGTCGAGATTTTACTATTAACGGTTTATTTTGGGACCCTCTTACAGAGACCTTATACGATTACGTAGAAGGACAAAAAGATCTCACAGCAAGGATCATTCGTGCAATTGGAGATCCACACGCTCGTTTTTTAGAAGATCGATTGCGTATGATACGAGCTGTGCGCTATTCCACTCGTTTTAACTTCTCTATTGAGATAGAAACCGATCAAGCCATTATCGCTCATGCAAAAAGCTTATTTCCTTCTGTTGCTATGGAACGTGTATGGCAAGAGTTTCATAAAATGGCTCAATTTGGGAAATTAGATAGCAGTTTTTTAGAACTATATAGACTAGGTTTATTAACGACTATTTTTCCGGAGCTTCAGAATCTGAAACTACAAGAGCTAGAAAAAAAAATAGAGCCCTTTAAAAGATTCCCTAAAAAAACCCCTGTCATTGCTTATGTATTAGAGCTATTTCCCGATCGATCTTTGGAGGAACAATTGTCTATTTGCGAGTATCTCAAACTATCTCGCATGGAAAAAAATTTCACTTTGTTTTTTCACCGCGCAAAAAAAATGTTATTTATGCCTAAAGATTGGAAAATAGAACTTGTTGAATGGGCGCATTTTTATGCAAATCCTCAGTCCTACGTTTGTCTGCAGATTTTTGGAAACAGTTTACCCAGTAAAGACAGAAGCGAATTTT
This genomic interval carries:
- a CDS encoding ankyrin repeat domain-containing protein, yielding MTINPLLPSSALSPPNFINDLGESLIEASKSGNFPIIQHLMKSDHEIKLNNLGFSLSVASENGCLSIVDSLIASTRFNEINLSYIYDSLIKASRNGHIEIVQAFKRTNRFHEIKPNSLGRLLVTASENDHLSIMEIFMSFHEIDSSYIDDALLGASRYGHIQIVQALIASDKFNKIKSTSLNTSLLIASENDYSSIIESLIASTRFHEISLDLGQTLIETSKNGRVLIAKALIRSTRFHEISLDYLGQALIEASKNGRVLIVKALIRSTRFHEISLDYLGQALTEASKNGRVLIVKALIESTRFHEISLDYLGQALTEASKNGRVLIVKALIESTRFHEIDSSYIDDALLGASRYSHIQIVQALITSNKFNKIKSTSLDTSLLIASENDHLSIVESLITSTRFHEISLNYLGQALIQASKNGHVLIVKALIGSTRFHEIDSSYIDDALLGASRYGHIQIVQALITSNKFNKIKSTSLDTSLLIASENDHLSIVESLITSTRFHEISLNYLGQALIQASKKGRVLIVKALIGSTRFHETILDYLGISLTEASRYGHIQIVQALITSNKFNKIKSTSLDNSLLIASESDHLSIVESLITSTRFHEINLNYLGQALIQASKKGRVLIVKALVGSTRFHEINQAYLGLALIEASKNNQTLIMKALIGSTRFSEINPSLLNKVLEEASGCNYLSIKWALLKDAIF
- a CDS encoding ankyrin repeat domain-containing protein is translated as MAIPSILSNPAFSSPSTTSDEINENALKVLGLRSLFEKICSNLNPKDMSNLLQTCKIIKNTHDHLKESNPNHYHLLFAKVFGYIDEDKTCSNIEKVLKKASRSNNLTLIHALMKLNKFKEIKPNSLGWALEKASKKGYLDIVQALVASEKFKEISLPCLNRVLRTSHLPIIEVLTPQYYLLKKASTVNMHSLGWSLKRHSGNGELNMIQALIRFHGFQEVSSDDLGWALENAVSNNHLPIVEAFIESGRFQEIDSYYLGWSLREASEKGHLPIVQALIASNDEFQKISPDDLGWALENASRHSCIYILEDIGFQNDDLKSSFPFLAERGSKEGYPLVVKALIESTRFHEIDSHYLSLALIEAAENGELGIVETLITSNKFQEVSSDNLSKASNKALEKGYTSIVEALNNLHIGV
- a CDS encoding CCA tRNA nucleotidyltransferase, giving the protein MRNFALAKQIVQTLVKAGFTTYFAGGWVRDYLMNHPSDDIDIATEAPVDVIQKLFSKTIPVGLAFGIVIVVVEGHQFEVATFRKEKDYVDGRRPTHIESATPEKDALRRDFTINGLFWDPLTETLYDYVEGQKDLTARIIRAIGDPHARFLEDRLRMIRAVRYSTRFNFSIEIETDQAIIAHAKSLFPSVAMERVWQEFHKMAQFGKLDSSFLELYRLGLLTTIFPELQNLKLQELEKKIEPFKRFPKKTPVIAYVLELFPDRSLEEQLSICEYLKLSRMEKNFTLFFHRAKKMLFMPKDWKIELVEWAHFYANPQSYVCLQIFGNSLPSKDRSEFFDFHQQKQQLLKKAIERIQKKQPLVTSSSLKAAGIVPGKQMGLLLQEAERISINQQIQDSQEIISQLKKMPLWSRS